gagaagaaaaaagtagaaaaaaagtAGGGACAAACGGAGTCAAAGTCATAGCTGACGGAAACATATGATAAGCTTCACCGATAAGGATCATCGGCTGCAAAGACCAATGCTACCATTCCTGCTGCAATACCTTAGCCGCAAGATCAATGTTCCGCTTTCTTATATATAGCATTGGATGCAAACATATCATTACTTCATTAAAATAGTGGTCACCACTAAAGGAGGACGttaacaatattaaaaaaaaaaaaaataggttatCAAATTTTTGTGTAGttccataaaataaaagattatggatagttttatattataattttcactagttTAAAGACCGTGAATTTGCATGGgtctattgacttttattcaatatttgagtttatcactatattaatgtagaaaatttatttaaaactagcgggccaggcaggcaCGTTCCGCGTCTGCCTGtatctaacttatgtacccaaaaaaaaagatacgccttatgttatgatgagtttgttaataaaagatttttgttgctactaaaaaaatgcaagggtaatgttggtattatgaaaattctaccccaaaactcatgtattctttttatatattatatagtatagaataaatatagatgaaaaaaccataaaaaaaaagagaggaagttaagggcaattatggaataattaaaaaattataaaggaagttaagggtaaaatggaccaaaaaaaatccagcccaaactcccttatcccctttatatattgttataggatagattaaatatttaaaaattgttatataaaattattaaaattaaaattatttattcaattttttatgttttagtgacaagaatataatttatatgcaccgtcggtctaaagttattttacacatgcgtccaataatataccgacacatcatgtatgatatttaaaaacacatgatgtgtcacattcattaaacgatgtggcaacgcatcattgaatgcatgtataaaaaatctttacactgacggtgtacAACAATTAAATTCTTAGTGACAATTACAAATAGTGGCCccgtatatatttttaatcaaaaattagaaataaatttaattttaataactttatataacaaattttaataatttctttatttgatgaaaaatattgtttattttttatttatatattcctGTTTGTATGAggtttcatctttttttttttctatattatttcaataatttttttattgactaaactttctataatttttttttctttcctatttttatgtataaattgTTCTACTTTGTTcttatctataatctgttttgttcctacttttaagcatatcatctttgaatatatattttttttcctttttttacgGAGTATTTTgttatgtgttttatttttggatattttttgttaaaaagatAATTTGTTATCGGTTTCTTGTGGAACAAGACAAATATTTGTTactaactttatttatttataaatactATATTCGACTCTTTCACTCCACTTGCACAACTTCTTCTTTCTGGGTGAGTTAGTTCTCAACTTCTCATCATCTCCCAAAATTATCTTATTACTTCAGAGTATAATCAGTATATATCATTTATTTGTTGAATGGAATCAGTTTCATATATACAACGCAGTTGCGAAAATTATTAAACTTTACCTATGTGTTTCAGGTGAATTGTGACTCTTTTCTAGTATGGATTGCATAAGTGAATTGCCCGACGAAATCCTGTCTTATATCCAAACAATGTTATCCATCAAAGATTTGTTGAAAACCAGTGTACTATCTAAAAGATGGCGCAACCTTTGGGCTCTAAGGAGAGATCTTCACTTTGATATCTTCCATGTGCTTGGAAGCAGCGAGGAGGAACTACTACAAACTGTGATTCCTACTAGTAGTTCTACTATCGAGAGATGTGTCCGTCTGGATATCGGTATGAGTGAATTTGTAAAACGAGTAGATCAATTTCTCAACAATTTTCAAGGCACAAAGATAAATTCTTTCTTTGCGAGCTTCTATTCATATGATAAACACAGTAATATTATTGATCAATGGATTAGTTTTGCAATTGCAAGGGGAGTTGAAACAATCAATCTACTCTTATTACCAATGCCTGAAACTTGTGCTACTCGATACAAACAATACAAGTTTGCCTTTGACTTGTTTTCGGAGACTAATGCTTCAACTCTAAAGCATCTGCATCTCGAACATTGTCTTGTTTGCCATCCCACCAACCGTGACTATATTCCCTTTCAAAATTTGAGATTTCTTTCACTTGAAAGAACAAAGTTGGATGAAATGTTCATTGAAAGTGTGTTATCGAATTGTCGATGGCTTGAAGAGCTTCACTTAGTTTTATGTGAGTTCAGATCATCAATGCCAAAGATAGTGAGTTCTTCCTTAATACATCTCAAGGTTGCAGGATGCTATGTT
This genomic interval from Trifolium pratense cultivar HEN17-A07 linkage group LG6, ARS_RC_1.1, whole genome shotgun sequence contains the following:
- the LOC123888977 gene encoding putative F-box/LRR-repeat protein At5g02930, whose protein sequence is MDCISELPDEILSYIQTMLSIKDLLKTSVLSKRWRNLWALRRDLHFDIFHVLGSSEEELLQTVIPTSSSTIERCVRLDIGMSEFVKRVDQFLNNFQGTKINSFFASFYSYDKHSNIIDQWISFAIARGVETINLLLLPMPETCATRYKQYKFAFDLFSETNASTLKHLHLEHCLVCHPTNRDYIPFQNLRFLSLERTKLDEMFIESVLSNCRWLEELHLVLCEFRSSMPKIVSSSLIHLKVAGCYVVSGYVQMQIELSSIDCLKLTSLEYHGYSLDTLKINTPLLKSIRCTVFYCEDPNQYGLFATLPQLEIMQLDIYSMVSHKVFD